The following are encoded in a window of Lichenicola cladoniae genomic DNA:
- a CDS encoding FkbM family methyltransferase, which translates to MTFISYAQNCEDVLLWRALGHVAGGFYIDVGAQHPDTDSVTRAFYDRGWSGVNIEPVVEQASRLQAARPRDITLQIALGAQAGEAPFHVVDGTGLSTLDGAVAATYAGTAHKVRETTIPVLTLAEICRLYAPPDIHFLKVDVEGAERAVLEGADLVSFRPWIILAEATAPLSTRETHAVWEPLLTAVDYVFVWFDGLNRYYVARERLDALGPCFRTPPNVFDDFLRANDSSLIGRLGTAEAEREALQVRLQAADAALHEQALLTQRLVARTGHEIAQLRQAVADRDAEVLTAKADADRIITDMGHTLHASRHELQQTHLRLQKALLQREQAQLQLQQTHMRLQQAHLQIQAVELDAATLRDTLHALRHSTSWRLTEPLRRLVSITRRTGDPDPQVPVVAPALLEPYPVQDVPEQPPADRPPPVAAPEEVQAETPDPLPEPELDDPASQPPAQPALPILPPPGSTRLEPGQAMSGGLLAVHQFHSGSAVGDAITNAMLLTRSLLRSMGYRSEIYTEHPPKALAHELRPFEELPRHDGYVLIVRHSMGYDRFAQVLDLPAPKILFYHNITPPELLVRHPHLAHYARLGRSQLGAFKNQVSVSLADSDFNAIELHRLDIAPVRVCTLLFDVDALRARAAAAVPAALVLRDAGSGHGAWFTILFVGRINDAKGQLALVEAFAVFRTRYQAPARLVLVGRDGGVDDLYARLLRERIATLGLESSVLLTGGVTDDELDAWYGAADLYVSLSRHEGFGVPLVEAMAHGVPVLAWPGGAVPYTLAGAGRLLDDTAPETVATAMLDLASDESERMSQRARQAARLDGLGLDRQCVVLQQALLRAGAALPLNRTTASMLGANLRFSVTGHVNGSYSLAAINRDLALDLEAARPGRVRLLPVEGTTTLDLSGVPSEQADAIAALVHRQPHATGPELVISQHYPVHVPPRPGDVSVATLFWEESLLPARTIDLLAANFRAVVAPTGFVRDALIESGLGIPVRVIPPAVALGQFAALREIRAVEPVGATHRFLHVSSCFPRKGVDVLLRAWARAFRAGDPVRLLIKGFPNPHNEVAAMLAALRHADPELAPIELVDRDLEPAELVGLYRDADTMVLPTRGEGFNLPAAEALSAGLHLIVTGRGGHTQFCADGDAPHPGVRLLRCRSEPSQTHLATPHSLWLEPDEDDLVVALHEALSPRSVEVQPPVLPDAEALAGAYAALAIDLLLAPPRMPVRVSWVSSWSQRCGVAEYSRQLLAGLAGAPGEGSFRVRVLCDTRTPSVPAEADRFWPCWQMGDPRSLHPLAAAIAADDADAVMLQHQPGLLSFMTLAELIAHPALAGRVLLATLHNTRLLDELVPAELAHVLAALARLDRVLVHTVADLRRLQGLGILSNLTLLPHGAAVSLPPAPVHRFEHAVEQWQYEITRRPPLIGCYGFFLPGKGIDTLIQAMAELRQRWPGARLLLVNAEYDADISREEIARCLDLASSLGLDEVVTFRTGFMPNDMSLELLAMCDVLALPYLPSKEASSAALRTAMTAGVPVAVTPIELFAEAGDAVFRFAGIDASSVATGLDRLISDADLREQLQASAQTWIADRQWGDIAHLLQGMMTGLVRTGALNR; encoded by the coding sequence ATGACGTTCATTTCCTACGCGCAGAATTGTGAGGACGTGCTGTTGTGGCGTGCCCTCGGCCATGTCGCGGGTGGTTTCTACATCGACGTGGGTGCGCAGCATCCGGACACCGACAGCGTCACCCGCGCCTTCTACGATCGCGGCTGGAGTGGGGTGAACATCGAGCCGGTGGTGGAACAGGCGTCCCGGCTACAGGCGGCACGGCCGCGCGACATCACGCTGCAGATCGCCCTCGGTGCGCAGGCCGGGGAAGCGCCGTTCCACGTCGTCGACGGAACCGGCCTCTCGACTCTGGATGGCGCGGTCGCGGCGACGTATGCGGGCACCGCGCATAAGGTTCGCGAGACGACGATCCCGGTCCTCACGCTGGCCGAGATCTGCAGGCTGTATGCCCCGCCCGACATCCATTTTCTCAAGGTCGACGTCGAGGGTGCGGAGCGGGCGGTGCTCGAAGGTGCCGACCTGGTCTCGTTCCGGCCGTGGATCATTCTGGCGGAGGCGACGGCGCCGCTCTCAACGCGCGAGACGCATGCGGTGTGGGAGCCGTTGCTCACCGCGGTCGACTACGTGTTCGTTTGGTTCGACGGGCTCAACCGCTACTACGTCGCGCGCGAACGGCTCGATGCGCTGGGACCATGCTTCCGCACGCCGCCGAACGTGTTCGACGATTTCCTGCGCGCCAACGACAGCAGCCTGATCGGCCGGCTCGGAACCGCCGAGGCTGAACGCGAGGCACTGCAGGTACGCCTGCAGGCTGCCGATGCCGCCCTGCATGAGCAGGCCTTGCTGACGCAGCGCTTGGTTGCACGAACCGGGCATGAGATCGCCCAGCTTCGCCAGGCGGTCGCGGACCGCGATGCCGAGGTGCTGACAGCGAAGGCTGACGCCGATCGCATCATCACGGATATGGGCCACACCCTGCATGCAAGCCGTCACGAGCTGCAGCAGACCCATCTGCGGCTGCAGAAGGCCCTGTTGCAGCGGGAACAGGCGCAGCTGCAGCTGCAACAGACGCATATGCGGCTACAGCAGGCGCATCTGCAGATCCAGGCGGTGGAGCTGGATGCCGCGACCCTCCGGGACACCCTGCATGCGCTGCGTCACAGCACGTCCTGGCGCCTGACCGAACCGCTGCGTCGCCTGGTGTCGATCACCCGCCGGACCGGCGACCCGGACCCGCAGGTGCCCGTCGTGGCGCCGGCGCTGCTCGAACCGTACCCGGTTCAGGACGTGCCGGAGCAGCCCCCAGCGGACCGGCCGCCACCGGTCGCAGCCCCGGAAGAGGTGCAGGCCGAGACGCCCGACCCGCTTCCGGAGCCGGAGCTGGACGATCCGGCGTCGCAGCCCCCGGCACAGCCCGCGCTGCCGATTCTGCCGCCGCCCGGCTCGACGCGGCTCGAGCCCGGGCAGGCGATGTCGGGCGGGCTGCTGGCGGTGCACCAGTTCCATTCGGGCTCTGCGGTCGGCGATGCGATCACCAATGCGATGCTGCTGACCCGCAGCCTGCTTCGCTCGATGGGCTATCGCAGCGAGATCTATACCGAGCATCCGCCCAAGGCGCTGGCGCACGAGCTGCGGCCATTCGAGGAACTGCCCCGCCATGACGGCTACGTTTTGATCGTCAGGCACTCGATGGGTTACGACCGGTTTGCTCAGGTGCTCGACCTGCCGGCGCCGAAGATCCTGTTCTATCACAACATAACTCCGCCGGAGCTGCTGGTCCGGCACCCGCACCTCGCCCACTACGCCCGGCTCGGCCGGAGCCAACTCGGCGCCTTCAAGAACCAGGTGTCGGTCAGCCTGGCCGACAGCGACTTCAACGCGATCGAGCTGCACCGCCTCGACATCGCGCCGGTGCGGGTCTGCACGCTGCTTTTCGATGTCGACGCCCTCCGTGCCCGCGCCGCGGCGGCCGTCCCGGCGGCGCTGGTTCTGCGCGACGCCGGGTCCGGGCACGGCGCGTGGTTCACCATCCTGTTCGTCGGCCGCATCAACGATGCCAAGGGCCAGCTCGCCCTGGTCGAGGCGTTCGCGGTGTTCCGGACCCGCTACCAGGCTCCCGCCCGACTGGTGCTGGTCGGCCGCGATGGCGGCGTCGACGATCTCTATGCCAGGCTGCTTCGCGAGCGGATCGCAACGCTCGGCCTGGAGTCGAGTGTCCTGCTCACCGGCGGGGTGACCGACGACGAGCTCGATGCCTGGTACGGCGCGGCCGACCTGTATGTGTCGCTGAGCCGGCACGAAGGGTTCGGCGTGCCGCTGGTCGAGGCGATGGCGCACGGCGTGCCGGTGCTGGCCTGGCCCGGCGGTGCGGTGCCCTACACACTCGCCGGCGCCGGACGCCTGCTCGACGACACCGCGCCCGAGACGGTCGCGACGGCGATGCTGGACCTGGCCTCGGACGAAAGCGAACGCATGTCGCAGCGCGCGCGGCAGGCCGCACGGCTCGATGGGTTGGGGCTGGACCGACAATGCGTGGTGCTGCAGCAGGCGCTGCTGCGCGCCGGTGCTGCGCTCCCGCTGAACCGGACGACGGCGTCGATGCTGGGCGCCAACCTACGTTTCTCGGTGACCGGCCACGTCAATGGCAGCTACAGCCTGGCCGCGATCAATCGCGACCTCGCTCTCGATCTCGAGGCGGCTCGCCCCGGCCGGGTCAGGCTGCTTCCCGTCGAAGGCACGACGACGCTCGACCTGTCCGGCGTGCCGTCGGAGCAGGCCGACGCGATCGCCGCACTGGTGCATCGGCAGCCGCACGCGACCGGACCCGAACTGGTCATCAGCCAGCACTATCCGGTGCATGTCCCGCCGCGGCCGGGCGACGTGTCGGTGGCGACGCTGTTCTGGGAAGAGTCGTTGCTTCCCGCCCGGACGATCGATCTGCTGGCCGCGAATTTCCGCGCCGTCGTGGCGCCGACCGGCTTCGTGCGCGATGCGCTCATCGAGAGCGGCCTGGGTATTCCGGTCCGGGTGATTCCGCCCGCGGTCGCGCTGGGCCAATTCGCAGCGTTGCGCGAGATCCGCGCCGTCGAGCCGGTGGGCGCCACGCATCGGTTCCTGCATGTGTCGTCGTGTTTTCCGCGCAAGGGCGTGGACGTGCTGTTGCGGGCGTGGGCTCGGGCATTCCGGGCGGGCGATCCGGTCCGGCTGTTGATCAAGGGCTTTCCCAATCCGCATAACGAGGTCGCCGCAATGCTGGCGGCACTGCGGCACGCCGATCCGGAACTGGCGCCGATAGAACTTGTCGATCGCGACCTCGAGCCGGCCGAGCTGGTCGGGCTATATCGCGATGCCGACACCATGGTGCTGCCGACCCGCGGCGAGGGGTTCAACCTGCCGGCGGCGGAAGCGCTCTCGGCCGGCCTCCATCTAATCGTCACCGGTCGTGGCGGGCACACGCAGTTCTGCGCGGACGGCGACGCGCCGCATCCGGGGGTACGCCTGCTGCGCTGCCGGTCCGAGCCGTCGCAAACTCATCTGGCGACGCCGCACTCGCTCTGGCTCGAACCGGACGAGGACGACCTGGTCGTCGCCCTGCACGAGGCGCTATCCCCACGGTCCGTCGAGGTCCAGCCACCCGTATTGCCGGATGCCGAAGCTCTGGCCGGGGCCTACGCGGCGCTGGCAATCGATCTGCTGCTGGCGCCGCCCCGGATGCCGGTGCGTGTCAGTTGGGTATCGAGCTGGAGCCAGCGCTGCGGTGTCGCCGAATATTCCCGCCAGCTCCTGGCCGGGCTCGCCGGTGCGCCCGGCGAGGGCAGTTTCCGGGTCCGAGTGCTGTGCGACACGCGTACACCTTCCGTGCCTGCGGAAGCCGACCGGTTCTGGCCATGCTGGCAGATGGGCGACCCACGATCGCTGCATCCGCTGGCTGCAGCGATCGCCGCGGACGATGCGGATGCGGTCATGCTTCAGCACCAGCCGGGGTTGCTGTCGTTCATGACGCTGGCCGAGCTGATAGCCCATCCGGCCCTCGCCGGGCGGGTCCTGCTGGCGACACTCCACAACACGCGCCTGTTGGATGAGCTGGTGCCGGCAGAACTCGCGCATGTGCTCGCCGCGCTGGCCAGGCTGGACCGGGTGCTGGTCCATACCGTTGCGGACCTGCGGCGGCTGCAGGGCCTGGGAATTTTGTCGAACCTCACCCTGTTGCCGCACGGCGCGGCGGTGTCGCTACCGCCGGCGCCGGTTCACCGGTTCGAGCATGCGGTCGAGCAGTGGCAGTACGAGATAACCCGCCGACCGCCGTTGATCGGCTGCTACGGTTTCTTCCTGCCCGGCAAAGGCATCGACACCCTGATCCAGGCGATGGCGGAGCTGCGCCAGCGCTGGCCGGGTGCGCGGCTGCTGCTGGTGAATGCCGAGTACGATGCGGACATCTCGCGCGAGGAGATCGCCCGCTGCCTTGACCTGGCCAGCAGCCTTGGGCTGGACGAGGTGGTGACGTTTCGCACCGGGTTCATGCCGAACGACATGTCGCTCGAATTGCTGGCGATGTGCGACGTGCTGGCGCTGCCCTATCTGCCGTCGAAGGAGGCGTCGAGCGCGGCCCTCCGAACCGCCATGACCGCCGGCGTGCCCGTGGCCGTGACGCCGATCGAACTGTTCGCCGAGGCCGGTGATGCGGTGTTCCGCTTCGCCGGCATCGATGCATCGTCGGTCGCAACTGGGCTGGACCGGCTGATCTCGGATGCCGATCTGCGCGAGCAGCTACAGGCGTCCGCGCAGACCTGGATTGCCGATCGGCAGTGGGGCGATATCGCGCACCTTCTCCAGGGCATGATGACCGGGCTGGTTCGGACAGGCGCATTGAACCGGTGA